A genomic window from Bos javanicus breed banteng chromosome 13, ARS-OSU_banteng_1.0, whole genome shotgun sequence includes:
- the VIM gene encoding vimentin — translation MSTRSVSSSSYRRMFGGPGTASRPSSTRSYVTTSTRTYSLGSALRPTTSRTLYTSSPGGVYATRSSAVRLRSGVPGVRLLQDSVDFSLADAINTEFKNTRTNEKVELQELNDRFANYIDKVRFLEQQNKILLAELEQLKGQGKSRLGDLYEEEMRELRRQVDQLTNDKARVEVERDNLAEDIMRLREKLQEEMLQREEAESTLQSFRQDVDNASLARLDLERKVESLQEEIAFLKKLHDEEIQELQAQIQEQHVQIDMDVSKPDLTAALRDVRQQYESVAAKNLQEAEEWYKSKFADLSEAANRNNDALRQAKQESNEYRRQVQTLTCEVDALKGTNESLERQMREMEENFSVEAANYQDTIGRLQDEIQNMKEEMARHLREYQDLLNVKMALDIEIATYRKLLEGEESRISLPLPNFSSLNLRETNLDSLPLVDTHSKRTLLIKTVETRDGQVINETSQHHDDLE, via the exons ATGTCCACCAGGTCCGTGTCCTCGTCCTCCTACCGCAGGATGTTCGGCGGCCCAGGCACCGCGAGTCGGCCGAGCTCCACCCGGAGCTACGTGACCACATCCACCCGCACCTACAGCCTGGGCAGCGCGCTGCGCCCCACCACCAGCCGCACCCTCTACACCTCGTCCCCGGGTGGCGTGTACGCCACGCGCTCCTCGGCCGTGCGCCTGCGGAGCGGCGTGCCCGGCGTGCGGCTGCTGCAGGACTCGGTGGACTTCTCGTTGGCCGACGCCATCAACACCGAGTTCAAGAACACCCGCACCAACGAGAAGGTGGAGCTGCAGGAGCTCAATGACCGCTTCGCCAACTACATCGACAAGGTGCGCTTCCTGGAGCAGCAGAACAAGATCCTGCTGGCTGAGCTCGAGCAGCTCAAGGGCCAGGGCAAGTCGCGCCTGGGGGACCTCTACGAGGAGGAGATGCGAGAGCTGCGCCGGCAGGTGGACCAGCTCACCAACGACAAAGCCCGCGTCGAGGTGGAGCGCGACAACCTGGCCGAAGACATCATGAGGCTCCGGGAGAA GTTGCAGGAGGAGATGCTTCAGAGAGAGGAAGCCGAGAGCACTCTGCAGTCTTTCAGACAG gaTGTTGACAATGCCTCTTTGGCACGTCTTGACCTGGAGCGTAAAGTGGAATCCTTGCAAGAAGAGATTGCCTTTTTGAAGAAACTGCATGATGAG GAAATCCAGGAGCTTCAGGCCCAGATTCAAGAACAGCATGTCCAAATCGATATGGATGTTTCCAAGCCTGACCTCACGGCTGCCCTGCGTGATGTCCGTCAGCAGTATGAGAGCGTGGCCGCCAAGAACCTTCAGGAGGCTGAGGAATGGTACAAGTCCAAG TTTGCTGACCTCTCTGAAGCTGCTAACCGCAACAATGATGCCCTGCGCCAGGCCAAGCAGGAGTCAAATGAGTACCGCCGGCAGGTGCAGACTCTTACCTGCGAGGTGGATGCGCTCAAAGGGACT AACGAGTCTCTGGAACGCCAGATGCGTGAAATGGAAGAGAACTTCTCTGTGGAAGCTGCTAACTACCAAGACACTATTGGCCGCCTGCAGGATGAGATTCAGAACATGAAGGAAGAGATGGCTCGTCACCTGCGCGAATACCAAGACCTGCTGAATGTCAAGATGGCGCTCGACATCGAGATCGCCACCTACAGGAAGCtgctggaaggagaggagagcag gatttctctgcctcttccaaACTTTTCTTCCCTGAACCTGAGGG aaaCCAATCTGGATTCACTCCCTCTGGTTGACACTCACTCAAAAAGGACACTTCTGATTAAGACGGTGGAAACCAGAGATGGACAG GTTATCAACGAAACTTCCCAGCATCACGATGATCTGGAATAA